Genomic segment of Alcanivorax borkumensis SK2:
CGTTGAGCTTCGCCGCCGGACAGGGTCTCTGCGCTGCGTTCAAGGGTTAGGTATTCCAGTCCTACATTGACCAGAAATTGCAGCCGGTCACTAATTTCCTTGAGGATTTTGCCGGCGATTTCGCCACGGCTGCCGGGCAATTTCAGGTTGCTAAAATAGGCATGGGCTTTACCAACGGGAAGTCGAACCACTTCGGGGAGAGTGGTTTGCTCAATGAAAACATGACGGGCAGCTTCACGAAGGCGTGAGCCGTTGCAGCTTGGGCAACTAGAGGTGGACATGTAGCCGAGCAAATCTTCTCTAACTGCATCAGATTCGGTTTCCCGGTAGCGGCGCTCCATGTTCGGGATGATCCCTTCGAATGGATGGTTGCGTTTGATGATGTCACCACGGTCGTTTAGGTAGCGGAATTCGATACTTTCCTTACCAGTACCATGCAGCACCTTGCTGCGGATCTCTTTGGGGAGATCTTTAAACGCCGTATCCATGTCGAAACCAATGCTCTGGGACAGCGAGTTGAGCATCTGGAAGTAATAAACGTTGCGGCGGTCCCAGCCGCGGATGGCGCCTTCGGAAAGAGAAAGTTCATCGGAGTTGATCACTTTGCCTTCATCGAAGAACTGTTTTATGCCCAGGCCATCGCAACTGGGGCAGGCACCAGCTGGGTTATTGAAGGAAAACAGGCGCGGTTCTAGTTCGGGGATCGAGTAACCACAGGTAGGGCAGGCGAATTTGGCAGAGAATGTGGTTTCTTCCCCTTCCCCTTCCATGGGGGCTATTACGGCGATATTGTCGGCCAGATTTAGCGCCGTCTCGAATGACTCTGCCAGCCGGTTCTGTAGGTCGCTGCGGACTTTGAAGCGATCCACCACCACTTCGATAGTGTGCTTTTTGTTTTTGTCTAGGTCCGGCGTATCATCCATGTCGTAGATGCGGCCATCAATGCGAGCCCTGATAAAGCCTTGGGCGCGTAGCTCTTCGAATAGATGGGCGTGTTCACCCTTCTTTTCGCGGATTACTGGAGCCAGCAGCATGAGTTTGCTGCCTTCTTCCATGGCCAGTACTTGGTCTACCATCTGGCTGATGGTCTGCGCGGCTAGCGGGGCGCCATGTTCGGGGCAGCGGGGCTCTCCAACTCGGGCGAAGAGTAGACGCAGGTAGTCGTAGATTTCGGTAATGGTGCCCACAGTGGAGCGAGGGTTATGACTAGTAGACTTTTGTTCAATGGAAATCGCTGGACTCAGCCCCTCGATGTGATCTACATCGGGCTTTTCCATCATTGATAGAAACTGGCGGGCGTAGGTGGATAGTGACTCCACATATCGGCGCTGCCCTTCTGCGTAAAGGGTGTCGAAGGCGAGGGAAGATTTGCCGGAGCCTGACAGACCGGTAATAACCACCAGTTTGTCCCGGGGAATATCCAGGTCCACGTTCTTCAGATTATGGGTGCGTGCACCGCGTACTACGATGGTATCCATAGAGTAAAACGCCCGTTTCAGACTACTGTCAAAATGAACAGGGCAGTATAAGGGACGCCGGGCGCATGATGCCAGCCGCAGAACGTGAAAAGCTGGTGTCTGGCATCATGCATGGTGAGACTTGGGTGACTATAGGTTTTCCTGGGCCCAGTTCACCGCTTGTAGTCTGTTGGAGGCGTTGATTTTCTTGAAAATATTGTAGATGTGGGTCTTGATGGTGTGTGGGCTCAGGTTCAGGCTGCAGGCGATGTCGGAGTTCTTTGCGCCTGTGGCCATCACCTTCAGCACCTCAACTTCCCGGTCGGTTAGGCTGACCTCGCTGCGTGAAAACGTCTTGTTGAAAGTGCGGCTTTTCATTAGGTAGGTTTGCAGCACGGCGCGAGGGAACCATAGTTCACCATCGAGAATTGCCTTGAGGCCTTTGCTTAGAAGGGCCTGGGGACAGTCGTGCTGGAAGCCGCCGTTGACCATGGGAAGCCCGGCGAGCTTGGAGAGTGACTCATCGCTGTCAACGTTGAAAACCGCGATCAAGACATCGCTCTCCACTTCTTGGTCTGCTTCTAGTAGGTGGGCGATGACTTCGTTAACGTCTACGGAGTGGTAGTCCACCAGGAATAGGTTCTGACCGTTTTCGCGCAGGGCATCAATGGTAATATCCAGGGCAGTGGGAATACTTTTGGCTGCCATGTCTTTCTTGACGAGGAATTCGGTAAGCAGGGCGTTTTGCAGTTGTTGGCTGCCTACTACGTAAACTTGTTGGATATGTTCTTGGCTATTCATTGCTCTCGTCCGTGATTGCTTAGGCTTAAAACCTAAGAAAAAAAACTGATCAGCCTGTCAATTTATCACCGCTTTGACGGGGGTTCAATTTGAAGCATTGGAGTTTTGCGGTTTTCACGATTAAAAGTTGCCTGCAGTGAGGGCGTCGCTCGGGTTCTGATGGAGCCGGAATCTGCTACACTGCGTGCCCTTTTGTATCGGTCAGGTCTGCGGTAGCCATTCGTTGCGGCGTCCGGACCTCTCCGGGTTAGGAGCGATAACGGTTCATGACGGCATCATCTTCCCATGCTCTGCAACGGACAGAACTGAAGGCCACTGGCTATCTGGCAACGATTTTTGCGTTGCGAATGTTCGGTCTGTTCATGATTCTGCCTATTTTTGCCGTTTACGGGCAAGCTCTTGAAGGGGCTTCACCGCTATTAATTGGTACTGCTATTGGTGCCTACGGCTTGATGCAGGCATTGTTACAGATCCCTTTTGGTATGTTGTCGGATCGCTTTGGGCGCCGGCCGCTATTGCTTATCGGCCTATTGCTGTTTATTGCTGGCGGCGCGGTAGCCGCGATGAGTGACCACATTTACGGGG
This window contains:
- a CDS encoding response regulator transcription factor — encoded protein: MNSQEHIQQVYVVGSQQLQNALLTEFLVKKDMAAKSIPTALDITIDALRENGQNLFLVDYHSVDVNEVIAHLLEADQEVESDVLIAVFNVDSDESLSKLAGLPMVNGGFQHDCPQALLSKGLKAILDGELWFPRAVLQTYLMKSRTFNKTFSRSEVSLTDREVEVLKVMATGAKNSDIACSLNLSPHTIKTHIYNIFKKINASNRLQAVNWAQENL
- the uvrA gene encoding excinuclease ABC subunit UvrA, whose product is MDTIVVRGARTHNLKNVDLDIPRDKLVVITGLSGSGKSSLAFDTLYAEGQRRYVESLSTYARQFLSMMEKPDVDHIEGLSPAISIEQKSTSHNPRSTVGTITEIYDYLRLLFARVGEPRCPEHGAPLAAQTISQMVDQVLAMEEGSKLMLLAPVIREKKGEHAHLFEELRAQGFIRARIDGRIYDMDDTPDLDKNKKHTIEVVVDRFKVRSDLQNRLAESFETALNLADNIAVIAPMEGEGEETTFSAKFACPTCGYSIPELEPRLFSFNNPAGACPSCDGLGIKQFFDEGKVINSDELSLSEGAIRGWDRRNVYYFQMLNSLSQSIGFDMDTAFKDLPKEIRSKVLHGTGKESIEFRYLNDRGDIIKRNHPFEGIIPNMERRYRETESDAVREDLLGYMSTSSCPSCNGSRLREAARHVFIEQTTLPEVVRLPVGKAHAYFSNLKLPGSRGEIAGKILKEISDRLQFLVNVGLEYLTLERSAETLSGGEAQRIRLASQIGAGLVGVMYVLDEPSIGLHQRDNERLLNTLTRLRDLGNSVLVVEHDEDAIRLADHVIDIGPGAGVHGGKVIAQGSAQDVADNPDSLTGDYLSGRKKIAVPTQHRPHNDDRWLTLLGATGNNLKGQPLNIPVGLLTCITGVSGSGKSTLINGTLYPLAATKLNKATTLTPSPHESIEGLEHFDKVVDIDQSPIGRTPRSNPATYTGIFTPVRELFAGTQEARARGYKPGRFSFNVKGGRCEACQGDGVIKVEMHFLPDIYVPCEVCNGQRYNRETLEITYKGKNIFEVLDLTIEDAREFFDAVPSLARKLQTLIDVGLSYVKLGQAATTLSGGEAQRVKLAKELSRRDTGNTLYILDEPTTGLHFHDIQLLLDVLNRLADHGNSVVVIEHNLDVIKTADWIVDLGPEGGDGGGEIIAEGTPEEVAKVKGSHTGRFLKPMLK